A genomic segment from Halobacteriovorax sp. HLS encodes:
- a CDS encoding radical SAM protein, whose protein sequence is MEIGTPRKWEDLKQTAKGEQRAHVPFSGLKTLWFNTGTLCNLSCENCYIESSPTNDRLSYLSVEDVNQYLNEIKTNKWKLDSIGFTGGEPFLNPNIISILNNTLELDVPVLVLTNAYNVIKRWERPLLEMNSKFGEKLKMRVSLDHYTEHIHEQQRGAGTFLKSLASLKWLYDNGFNISIAGRSLIDETPQLAANGYQELMRKHQIDIELDSSNLVIFPEMKEDEDVPEISVGCWDILKVKPESQMCSSERMIVKRKGQATPSVLSCTLLAYDEAFEMGKTLKDSFKNIHLKHPFCSKFCVLGGASCSGN, encoded by the coding sequence ATGGAAATAGGAACACCTAGGAAATGGGAAGACCTTAAGCAAACGGCCAAGGGAGAGCAAAGAGCACATGTCCCCTTTAGCGGACTTAAAACCCTCTGGTTTAATACAGGAACTCTCTGTAATTTAAGTTGTGAAAACTGCTATATTGAATCTAGCCCTACCAATGATCGTTTGAGCTATCTTAGTGTTGAGGATGTAAATCAGTATCTCAACGAAATTAAAACCAATAAATGGAAGCTAGACAGTATTGGCTTTACAGGTGGAGAGCCTTTTCTAAATCCTAATATTATCTCTATTTTAAATAATACACTAGAGCTTGATGTTCCAGTTCTTGTGCTTACCAATGCCTACAATGTCATCAAGCGCTGGGAGAGACCATTGCTAGAAATGAATAGCAAATTTGGTGAGAAACTTAAAATGCGAGTCTCTCTAGATCACTACACAGAACATATTCATGAACAACAAAGAGGAGCTGGAACTTTTTTAAAGTCTCTAGCCTCACTTAAGTGGCTCTATGATAACGGCTTTAATATCAGCATTGCTGGTCGCTCACTAATCGATGAAACACCACAGCTCGCAGCAAATGGATATCAGGAGCTAATGAGAAAGCATCAAATAGATATCGAACTTGACTCAAGTAACTTGGTCATCTTTCCAGAGATGAAAGAAGATGAAGATGTTCCAGAAATTTCAGTTGGCTGCTGGGATATTCTAAAAGTTAAACCGGAATCTCAAATGTGCTCTTCTGAAAGAATGATTGTAAAAAGAAAAGGGCAGGCCACACCTAGCGTTCTCTCCTGCACACTTCTTGCATATGATGAAGCATTTGAAATGGGAAAAACACTTAAAGACTCTTTTAAAAATATACACCTCAAACACCCCTTTTGTTCTAAGTTCTGCGTTCTTGGTGGAGCGAGTTGCTCAGGTAATTAA
- the rplT gene encoding 50S ribosomal protein L20 encodes MSRVRRGFKARRRRNKIAKLAKGFHFSRRTKYKLTADTVKRALHYSYIGRKLLKRDMRRLWITRISAAAKQLDGSYSKFMGNLKKTGSTLNRKMLAEIAATDFESFKAIYNASKK; translated from the coding sequence ATGTCTAGAGTAAGAAGAGGCTTTAAGGCCAGAAGAAGAAGAAACAAAATCGCTAAGCTTGCTAAAGGTTTTCACTTTTCAAGAAGAACTAAGTACAAATTAACAGCTGATACTGTTAAGAGAGCATTACACTACTCATACATCGGTAGAAAACTACTTAAGAGAGATATGAGAAGACTATGGATTACAAGAATTTCTGCTGCGGCAAAACAACTTGATGGTTCATACTCTAAATTTATGGGTAACCTTAAAAAAACAGGTTCTACTCTAAATAGAAAAATGCTTGCTGAGATCGCTGCAACTGACTTTGAATCATTCAAAGCAATTTACAACGCATCTAAGAAGTAA
- a CDS encoding DUF547 domain-containing protein, translating into MNLQVKLVVVKMRILLLFLYSFSLYAFDHNHTDFQNLLDKNLKVEKKQALINYRAIKKSPLLLEAYLKKLSSVTTSQYDSWNREQRLAFLINAYNAFTIELIIRNYPVKSIRDIGTFFQSPWNKTFFTLLDKKRSLDWLEHKKIRKDFKEPRIHFAVVCASMSCPNLQTKVFVAKNLEKQLESAAIYFINDQKKNTVIGKKLYLSKIFKWYGSDFQDMRLFIKRRLSEDVKTEEIEWLDYDWSLNEWK; encoded by the coding sequence ATGAATCTTCAAGTAAAGCTAGTTGTTGTTAAGATGAGAATACTACTACTCTTTCTCTACTCATTTAGTCTATACGCCTTTGATCACAATCATACAGATTTTCAAAATCTATTAGATAAGAATTTAAAAGTTGAAAAGAAACAAGCACTAATCAATTATCGTGCGATAAAGAAGTCTCCTCTGTTACTTGAAGCCTATTTAAAGAAGCTAAGTTCAGTAACAACGTCTCAATACGATTCATGGAATAGAGAGCAACGCTTGGCCTTTTTAATAAATGCCTACAATGCCTTTACTATTGAGCTTATTATTCGAAACTACCCCGTAAAGAGCATTAGAGATATTGGAACATTTTTTCAAAGCCCTTGGAATAAAACTTTCTTCACCCTCTTAGATAAAAAGAGAAGTCTTGACTGGCTCGAACATAAGAAAATTCGCAAAGACTTCAAGGAGCCAAGGATTCATTTTGCTGTTGTTTGCGCAAGTATGAGCTGTCCAAACCTACAAACTAAGGTCTTTGTTGCAAAGAACCTAGAAAAGCAACTAGAGTCTGCAGCGATCTACTTTATTAATGATCAAAAGAAAAATACCGTCATAGGTAAGAAACTCTATCTTTCAAAAATCTTTAAATGGTATGGGTCTGACTTTCAGGATATGCGCCTCTTTATAAAGAGAAGACTTTCTGAAGATGTAAAAACAGAAGAAATAGAATGGTTAGATTATGATTGGAGTTTAAACGAATGGAAATAG
- a CDS encoding Na/Pi cotransporter family protein, whose product MITDFINQNWTLLGGIGFFIFAINFLVHSMQSLSGKMIRGLHAKSDINNTTSLGIGFISGASVLSVSSCTNMIVGLVNSGIVNFKNSAILIMGINIGASLFPWLLTFDLGNWSYLFIFAGAMGHYFIRTLVVRLVSRVILSIGMLYLGLNLSVNFFSSDHLLNIEFLMNTGFLYLLISFIAGALVSYLLNSTALLVGIFMAFFYTHSISVEIACAILLGANLGPSFKLYLNSLQGNIDGSRTALFNILLNGAPVLLYLLLLSYYGRHLHFFEDMMGTVFVLPVFYTSIQILNALFATIFYRFLENSIHQYIKTPNVKIPQKLISFGGSRSMVPATSLWQANRELKKLKSILDRMFTSSSDYIQTLEGHPKALARIKKYEDVTDRINSEMVDYVEDLIEHSLNAHQSRECLKLLNTSREFENIADYINKFVTYKTTLSINNEITEEQLQIVSELFNEAHSLFYSSCQSLTGVEKMDPIVMRDLSQEFKSKCEEVRFTLASGNLVFSDMIFALRKIRSHSYRLFVEL is encoded by the coding sequence ATGATAACTGACTTTATTAATCAAAACTGGACATTACTTGGTGGTATTGGTTTTTTCATTTTCGCCATTAACTTTCTAGTTCATTCGATGCAATCCCTTTCAGGAAAAATGATTCGCGGACTTCACGCCAAGTCTGATATTAATAATACAACTTCCTTGGGTATAGGCTTTATTAGTGGCGCTAGTGTTCTTAGTGTTTCTTCATGTACAAATATGATCGTCGGCCTAGTAAATTCAGGAATTGTTAATTTTAAAAACTCTGCAATATTGATAATGGGAATAAATATTGGAGCAAGTCTCTTTCCTTGGTTGCTAACTTTCGATTTAGGGAATTGGTCATATTTGTTTATATTTGCGGGGGCAATGGGTCATTACTTCATAAGAACTCTGGTTGTACGACTTGTTTCTAGAGTTATTCTGAGTATTGGAATGCTTTATTTAGGTCTAAATCTTTCTGTGAATTTCTTCTCTTCTGACCATTTGCTAAATATTGAATTTCTAATGAATACGGGCTTTCTCTATCTTCTTATTTCATTTATTGCAGGTGCCTTAGTTTCATACCTTCTGAACAGTACGGCCTTGTTAGTTGGAATTTTTATGGCCTTTTTCTACACTCATAGTATTTCCGTTGAAATTGCTTGTGCGATTTTACTGGGAGCTAATCTAGGGCCTAGTTTTAAGCTCTACCTTAATTCATTACAGGGGAATATAGATGGTTCTAGAACGGCCCTTTTCAATATACTCTTAAATGGTGCACCAGTTCTGCTATACTTGTTACTACTTAGTTATTATGGAAGACACTTACACTTCTTCGAAGATATGATGGGAACAGTTTTTGTTCTTCCAGTATTCTATACATCAATTCAGATTTTAAATGCTCTATTCGCAACGATCTTCTATAGATTTTTAGAAAATAGTATTCATCAATATATTAAAACTCCGAATGTAAAAATACCTCAAAAGTTAATAAGTTTTGGAGGCTCAAGATCAATGGTTCCCGCAACAAGCTTGTGGCAGGCCAATAGAGAGCTTAAGAAGTTAAAAAGTATCTTAGATCGTATGTTTACTAGTTCGAGTGATTATATTCAAACTCTCGAAGGGCATCCAAAGGCCTTGGCGCGTATTAAAAAATATGAAGATGTCACCGATAGAATAAATAGTGAAATGGTAGATTACGTTGAAGACCTGATTGAACATTCTTTAAACGCTCATCAGTCTAGAGAATGTTTGAAGTTATTAAATACTTCGAGAGAATTTGAAAATATCGCAGACTATATCAATAAGTTTGTAACCTATAAGACAACTCTTTCTATAAATAATGAAATTACCGAGGAGCAATTACAAATAGTTTCGGAACTATTTAATGAAGCTCATTCGCTATTTTATAGCTCTTGTCAGTCCCTAACTGGTGTTGAAAAAATGGACCCAATTGTTATGAGAGACCTGTCGCAAGAGTTTAAGAGTAAGTGTGAAGAGGTTCGCTTTACACTCGCAAGTGGGAACTTGGTTTTTTCAGATATGATCTTTGCGCTTCGCAAAATTCGCTCTCATAGTTATCGACTCTTTGTTGAATTATAA
- the rpmI gene encoding 50S ribosomal protein L35: MPKMKTRRAAAKRFKAVGNGKFKRKRANLRHILEKKPNSAKKRALKTDYVDKADLGRVKTMLPYA, encoded by the coding sequence ATGCCTAAGATGAAGACCAGAAGAGCGGCTGCAAAGAGATTTAAAGCTGTTGGTAATGGAAAATTTAAGAGAAAGAGAGCTAACTTAAGACACATTCTTGAGAAAAAGCCAAACAGTGCTAAGAAAAGAGCACTAAAAACTGACTACGTTGATAAAGCCGATTTAGGTCGTGTTAAAACAATGTTACCGTACGCTTAA
- a CDS encoding 1-acyl-sn-glycerol-3-phosphate acyltransferase has translation MSLFNSQEKIVLSYPKLKERIENREDSKAEKQKALMNLREIRAEFSKTYINSFQKLLDNAIPKLYDSVNFNENGVDFRQLVKDTSVVLVPNHQSHADYVAINYMVYKKYGFPLYVAGGNNLNIFPIGKLFRKSGCFFIRRSFANDILYKLTLEAYLYYLLMEQKPIEFFFEGGRSRTGKLLSPKYGLYQMLLEAHSHLPQAKKKDLMFVPVSIVHEYVPEQKSLASELHGAKKKKESSGQLLSLFKLFSYQFGSVHINLGNPIKALKSDEESLKGDVQNLAFECFRSVGANMCVTPSSVLGLVLLDEPGGALEWSDIMGKAKVLIDFCEKFGIPYTDSMKGDELEDSLGRALDIMIGNKKIDVIGRSTRSHTFYTIKEDKRQELLYFKNTILHHFLIPWVINYAWINLFSGKIEDVSDLKKLFIDHRKLLKHEFYLPTVKDFLEKTFFMISTIIKRDIKNLEECLELSHKELYLIASSLSVFSRSFNYIIEAYYTSAVALKNLNAQFPEVGFKNDDYVKAFKATHLEEAKLAIVVKFPESNSEPLTKSSFKYFQHEGIVENNAGSIKVVNLDMLNENILNFENLLLELRKFNLRASV, from the coding sequence ATGAGTTTATTTAATAGTCAGGAAAAAATCGTTCTCTCTTATCCTAAGCTGAAAGAGAGAATTGAAAATAGAGAAGATTCTAAGGCCGAAAAGCAAAAGGCCTTGATGAATTTGAGAGAGATTAGGGCAGAGTTTTCGAAAACATATATTAATAGTTTTCAAAAACTTCTAGATAACGCAATTCCTAAACTCTACGATAGTGTAAACTTTAATGAAAATGGGGTTGATTTTAGACAGTTGGTAAAAGATACATCTGTTGTTCTTGTTCCTAATCATCAATCTCACGCTGATTATGTGGCCATTAATTATATGGTTTATAAGAAGTACGGCTTCCCACTATATGTTGCTGGTGGGAATAACTTAAATATTTTTCCAATAGGTAAATTATTTAGAAAGTCAGGATGTTTCTTCATTAGAAGATCTTTTGCAAATGATATTCTCTATAAACTTACTCTCGAAGCTTATCTTTACTATCTACTAATGGAGCAAAAACCGATTGAGTTTTTCTTTGAAGGTGGTCGTTCTCGTACAGGAAAATTACTTTCTCCAAAATATGGACTCTATCAAATGTTGCTAGAGGCCCACAGCCATTTACCGCAAGCGAAGAAGAAAGATTTAATGTTTGTTCCTGTGAGTATTGTTCATGAATATGTTCCTGAGCAAAAGTCTCTCGCAAGTGAGCTGCACGGAGCGAAGAAGAAAAAGGAAAGTTCAGGACAGCTTCTTAGTTTATTTAAACTCTTTAGTTATCAGTTTGGTTCTGTTCATATTAATTTGGGAAATCCAATTAAGGCCTTAAAGTCTGATGAAGAATCTCTAAAAGGTGACGTTCAAAATCTTGCCTTTGAATGCTTTAGATCAGTTGGCGCTAATATGTGTGTGACACCTTCTTCTGTTTTAGGACTCGTTCTACTAGATGAACCAGGTGGAGCTCTAGAGTGGAGTGATATTATGGGCAAAGCGAAAGTCCTTATCGACTTTTGCGAAAAATTTGGAATTCCATACACCGACTCTATGAAAGGTGATGAACTCGAAGATAGCCTTGGGCGTGCTCTTGATATCATGATTGGTAATAAGAAAATCGACGTTATTGGAAGATCGACTCGCTCTCATACTTTCTATACGATTAAAGAAGATAAACGCCAGGAGTTGCTCTACTTTAAAAATACAATATTGCACCACTTTCTAATCCCTTGGGTTATTAACTACGCATGGATTAATTTATTCAGTGGGAAAATTGAAGACGTTTCTGACTTAAAGAAACTCTTTATCGATCATAGAAAATTATTAAAACACGAGTTCTATTTACCGACAGTTAAAGACTTCTTAGAGAAGACATTCTTTATGATCTCGACCATTATAAAAAGAGATATAAAGAACTTAGAAGAGTGTTTAGAGTTATCACATAAAGAACTTTATCTAATTGCTTCTAGTCTAAGTGTTTTCTCTCGATCATTTAATTACATTATTGAAGCCTATTATACGAGTGCCGTTGCATTGAAGAATCTGAATGCTCAATTTCCAGAAGTCGGATTCAAAAATGATGACTATGTAAAAGCATTTAAAGCAACTCATTTAGAAGAAGCGAAGCTGGCAATTGTTGTAAAGTTTCCTGAGTCAAACTCAGAGCCACTTACTAAGTCTAGTTTTAAATATTTTCAGCATGAAGGGATTGTTGAAAATAATGCGGGCTCTATAAAGGTTGTTAACTTAGATATGCTTAATGAAAATATATTAAACTTTGAAAATCTCCTATTAGAGCTTAGAAAGTTCAACTTACGGGCCAGTGTGTGA
- a CDS encoding cation diffusion facilitator family transporter has translation MNNQLINRKKEIRKVLIITMFLNWLVAILKFVAGIQFGYLSLKSSGIESFFDGGANILALISITLAARPADDDHNYGHHKYETLGSIIIGLTLTYSAIQVAMDWSEMSLKGSSHARFGFIPVASIIFSMCVSYFVSWYEGKKGQELNSSLLIADASHTYGDFIISGGVLISIILSYYGFMWPDIIFGGVICLYLFYLAFKIFKSNVPEMLDASPLIEEGLIKSVENIQHVYDIHNFRARGNSNFMQVDFHLHLEPSLSLVQAHLVGKKVEAKMRELLVDFADEIDILIHIEPYEESK, from the coding sequence GTGAATAATCAGCTGATTAATAGAAAAAAAGAGATTCGCAAAGTTTTAATTATAACAATGTTCCTTAATTGGCTTGTTGCGATTTTAAAATTCGTTGCTGGTATTCAATTTGGTTATCTCTCCCTTAAATCCTCTGGGATTGAATCATTCTTTGATGGTGGGGCCAATATCTTGGCACTTATTTCTATTACTCTTGCCGCTAGACCTGCTGATGATGATCACAACTATGGACATCATAAGTATGAAACTCTAGGAAGTATTATTATAGGCTTAACTCTAACTTACTCGGCCATTCAAGTTGCAATGGACTGGAGTGAAATGAGCCTTAAGGGTTCCAGTCATGCGCGCTTTGGATTTATCCCAGTGGCAAGTATTATCTTCTCAATGTGTGTGAGCTACTTTGTTTCTTGGTACGAAGGAAAGAAAGGGCAGGAGCTTAATTCTTCATTATTAATTGCAGATGCTAGTCATACCTATGGCGACTTTATTATTAGTGGTGGAGTTCTGATTTCTATCATTCTTTCTTACTATGGATTTATGTGGCCGGATATTATCTTTGGTGGTGTTATCTGCCTTTACTTATTCTATTTAGCGTTTAAAATTTTTAAGTCCAATGTTCCTGAAATGTTGGATGCTTCACCTTTAATTGAAGAAGGTTTAATCAAGTCTGTAGAAAATATTCAACACGTTTATGATATTCATAACTTTAGGGCCAGGGGAAATTCGAACTTTATGCAGGTCGATTTTCACTTACACTTAGAGCCTAGTTTATCACTTGTACAGGCCCATCTCGTAGGTAAGAAAGTTGAGGCAAAGATGAGAGAGCTCTTAGTTGATTTTGCTGATGAAATAGATATCCTCATTCACATCGAACCATATGAGGAATCTAAATGA
- a CDS encoding serine protease gives MLTKATAVIAFTGLLSLSSFASEKSICGATDDRVPSNNPKVARALDSRTGTGGCTVTMIGRTCAISAGHCKSVLKIAEFNTPMSDSRGRIQHPGEEDVYEIDQDSIVYKNGGIGNDYAVMKVLPNKKTGAYAGDVQGSYNVSFEKPNVGDIIRITGYGLDRNDRVRNLAQQTHTGEITVAGSRSNASQMNHIADTMGGNSGSSIINEITGEVVAIHTHGGCSSRGGSNSSTLISAHQVYMDAITACLATEPQ, from the coding sequence ATGTTAACTAAAGCTACTGCTGTAATAGCATTCACGGGACTACTTTCACTTTCATCTTTCGCTTCAGAAAAATCTATCTGTGGTGCAACAGATGATAGAGTTCCATCAAATAATCCAAAAGTCGCAAGAGCACTTGATTCTAGAACGGGAACAGGTGGTTGTACTGTAACAATGATAGGTAGAACATGTGCCATCTCTGCAGGACACTGTAAATCAGTACTTAAAATTGCAGAATTTAATACTCCAATGTCAGACTCACGAGGAAGAATTCAACATCCTGGCGAAGAAGATGTTTATGAGATTGATCAAGATTCTATCGTATATAAGAATGGTGGAATTGGTAATGACTATGCAGTAATGAAAGTTCTACCGAACAAGAAAACTGGAGCTTATGCCGGTGACGTTCAAGGTAGTTATAATGTTTCTTTTGAAAAGCCAAATGTTGGAGACATAATTAGAATTACTGGTTATGGCCTGGATAGAAATGATAGAGTAAGAAATCTTGCTCAACAAACTCACACTGGAGAAATCACAGTAGCGGGTAGCAGATCTAATGCATCTCAAATGAATCATATTGCAGACACAATGGGTGGAAACTCAGGTTCTTCAATCATCAATGAAATAACTGGAGAAGTTGTTGCTATCCATACTCATGGTGGGTGTTCGTCTAGAGGGGGTTCAAACTCTTCTACTCTAATTTCTGCTCATCAAGTTTATATGGACGCTATTACAGCTTGTCTAGCAACTGAGCCTCAATAG
- the infC gene encoding translation initiation factor IF-3: MGDDGTAYGIVKLDKAREIADELGLDLVEVSPTAKPPVVKVIDFGKFKYDQQKKANEAKKKQAQVSLKEIQFRPNIEKHDLETKLKRAEKFIDQGDKIKMVMQFRGREMAYKDLGMAKFRDILSTVEKLGSAIESNPKMMGNRIITIVAPNKKPKQISFLHVEDSKTADDNDVKSDDQDE, from the coding sequence ATTGGAGACGATGGTACTGCTTACGGTATTGTTAAACTTGATAAGGCGAGAGAAATCGCTGATGAACTAGGTCTTGATCTAGTTGAAGTATCTCCTACGGCGAAACCACCAGTAGTTAAAGTAATTGATTTTGGTAAGTTTAAATATGACCAGCAAAAGAAGGCCAATGAGGCCAAGAAAAAGCAGGCACAGGTTTCTCTAAAAGAAATCCAATTTAGACCAAATATTGAAAAGCATGACCTTGAAACTAAGCTTAAGAGAGCTGAGAAGTTCATTGATCAAGGTGATAAAATAAAGATGGTAATGCAATTTCGTGGTCGTGAAATGGCATACAAAGATCTCGGTATGGCCAAGTTTAGAGATATACTTAGCACTGTTGAGAAACTAGGTTCAGCTATTGAATCTAATCCGAAAATGATGGGAAATAGAATTATAACTATCGTTGCTCCAAATAAGAAGCCGAAGCAAATCTCTTTCCTTCATGTAGAGGATAGCAAGACTGCCGACGATAACGATGTTAAGTCTGACGATCAAGACGAATAA
- the hemC gene encoding hydroxymethylbilane synthase, with the protein MPNQKTFKIGTRGSLLALTQCNQIKDELERVTGEKFELEVIKTQGDLIVDKPLWQLDGKDFFTKELDHALLTEAVDLVVHSYKDLGSERPEGIKLGAVTKRTYAHDILFIRNETIAKLNEMSEFVVGTSSPRRITNLEKHLHRFIPSKNTLNVKTKMLRGNVNTRIQKLVDGDYDAVVLALPGIERLALTDSSLEQLKVLLKDLNYMILPQTVFPSAASQGALGIECLETNSEMLEMLKKVEHEDTVSEIIRERSAFASYGGGCHLAVGINVRKFEDTYLHIHQGTTEKGPISEMKLENVATTFEGNSKKTFVGLPKSKNTLERTLSDELSQKTDIEIPNNDQVCDLFVTSSYCIEAAKKFDKIENLWAAGTKTMEALVKNGFWVNGTSDSLGEVELENLRNSKCIQQMRTKTNLKVLSHDSASSEIGEVVASYSRELSEISQEYKTQLEECDIFYWTSYPQYQDFIKLVPSIEDKYHCCGLGKTLTKFKENNISVRPFSGLAEFRDWLK; encoded by the coding sequence TTGCCTAATCAGAAAACTTTTAAAATCGGAACTCGAGGAAGCTTACTTGCCCTCACTCAATGCAACCAAATCAAAGACGAACTCGAAAGAGTTACCGGAGAGAAGTTTGAGCTTGAAGTTATTAAGACTCAAGGAGACCTCATAGTTGATAAACCTCTATGGCAACTAGATGGTAAAGACTTCTTTACTAAAGAACTTGATCACGCTCTGCTTACAGAAGCAGTTGATTTAGTTGTACACTCCTATAAAGACCTAGGTAGCGAGAGACCTGAGGGAATAAAGCTTGGTGCAGTTACAAAGAGAACCTATGCCCACGATATTCTCTTTATAAGAAATGAGACCATTGCAAAACTAAATGAAATGTCTGAGTTTGTGGTAGGAACATCTTCGCCTAGAAGGATTACGAATTTAGAAAAACATCTACATAGATTTATTCCAAGTAAAAACACTCTTAATGTAAAAACAAAGATGCTCAGAGGAAACGTGAATACCAGAATCCAAAAGCTTGTTGACGGTGATTACGATGCTGTTGTTCTTGCGTTACCTGGTATCGAAAGACTGGCCCTTACAGATAGCTCACTGGAACAATTAAAAGTTCTTTTAAAAGACTTAAATTATATGATTCTTCCTCAAACTGTCTTTCCAAGTGCTGCATCTCAAGGAGCACTTGGTATTGAGTGCTTAGAAACTAACTCTGAGATGCTAGAAATGCTTAAGAAAGTAGAGCATGAAGACACAGTTTCTGAAATTATAAGAGAGAGATCGGCCTTTGCAAGTTACGGAGGTGGTTGTCACTTGGCCGTTGGTATCAACGTTAGAAAGTTTGAGGATACCTACCTTCACATTCATCAAGGTACAACAGAGAAAGGTCCAATTAGTGAGATGAAACTAGAGAATGTGGCCACTACATTTGAAGGGAACTCAAAAAAGACTTTCGTAGGACTACCAAAATCAAAAAATACTCTAGAAAGAACATTAAGTGATGAACTATCTCAAAAAACCGATATTGAGATTCCTAATAATGATCAAGTTTGTGATCTTTTCGTCACAAGCTCTTACTGCATAGAGGCGGCAAAGAAATTCGATAAGATCGAAAACCTTTGGGCAGCAGGAACAAAAACGATGGAAGCACTTGTAAAGAATGGCTTTTGGGTAAATGGTACAAGTGACTCCCTCGGAGAAGTTGAACTTGAAAACTTAAGAAATTCAAAGTGCATTCAGCAAATGAGAACGAAAACAAACTTAAAAGTTCTCTCTCATGATAGTGCCAGTTCTGAAATAGGAGAAGTCGTTGCAAGCTACTCGCGTGAACTTTCTGAAATTTCACAAGAGTATAAGACCCAGCTAGAAGAGTGCGATATATTCTATTGGACAAGTTATCCGCAATACCAAGATTTTATCAAACTTGTTCCTTCAATCGAAGACAAGTACCACTGCTGTGGACTTGGAAAAACATTAACAAAATTTAAAGAAAATAATATCTCAGTTAGACCTTTTAGTGGGCTTGCTGAATTTAGAGACTGGTTAAAGTAA
- a CDS encoding IMP dehydrogenase produces MELVFNAQQILRRSKGLTFDDVLMIPRHSEIASRTIPSLKTLATKNHSIDIPIISANMDTVTGVEMACAMAKLGGMGILHRFMTPEEQVEDVKLIQKYISDNGLKSPVAASIGVKEEGKKRASLLADLGVDILTIDIAHGDSVMMLETLEYVKKTWPHIDVIAGNVATGDGVKRMIDLGADAVKVGIGPGSMCTTRIITGHGVPQLSAIAMCVEEAVKHGVPVIADGGIKTSGDIVKALSAGAQTIMAGSLLAATLETPGELKGGMKQYRGMASKAAQVSWRGELPKGMAAEGVDTLVPCKGPAEDVIMELTGGLRSGMTYLGVDNIQAMKEVALFMEMTSSGMTESKPHGKN; encoded by the coding sequence ATGGAACTCGTTTTTAATGCACAACAAATTCTTAGACGAAGTAAAGGACTAACTTTTGATGACGTACTTATGATTCCACGTCATTCGGAAATTGCCTCTAGAACTATTCCAAGTTTAAAGACCTTAGCAACTAAGAATCACTCAATTGATATACCAATTATTTCAGCAAATATGGACACTGTTACAGGTGTTGAGATGGCCTGTGCGATGGCAAAGCTTGGTGGGATGGGAATACTCCATAGATTTATGACACCAGAAGAGCAAGTAGAAGATGTAAAACTAATTCAAAAATATATTTCAGACAATGGACTAAAGTCTCCAGTAGCGGCTTCCATTGGAGTGAAAGAAGAAGGAAAGAAGAGGGCCTCTCTTCTTGCTGATCTTGGCGTCGACATATTAACAATTGATATTGCTCATGGTGATTCAGTTATGATGTTAGAGACTCTTGAGTATGTAAAAAAGACATGGCCTCATATCGATGTGATTGCTGGTAATGTTGCTACTGGTGATGGTGTTAAAAGAATGATTGACCTTGGTGCCGATGCTGTAAAGGTTGGAATTGGTCCAGGTTCTATGTGTACGACTCGAATTATAACAGGTCATGGAGTTCCTCAGCTATCTGCAATCGCAATGTGTGTTGAAGAAGCTGTAAAGCATGGTGTGCCTGTGATTGCTGATGGAGGAATTAAAACTTCTGGTGATATCGTTAAGGCCCTAAGCGCTGGTGCTCAAACAATTATGGCCGGATCTCTTTTGGCCGCAACTCTTGAGACTCCTGGAGAGTTAAAAGGTGGGATGAAGCAATATAGAGGAATGGCGTCTAAGGCCGCTCAAGTTTCTTGGAGAGGAGAGCTTCCTAAGGGAATGGCCGCAGAAGGTGTAGATACACTTGTTCCTTGTAAAGGACCAGCTGAGGACGTTATTATGGAACTTACAGGTGGTCTAAGATCTGGAATGACTTACCTAGGTGTTGATAATATTCAGGCCATGAAAGAAGTTGCATTATTCATGGAGATGACATCATCTGGAATGACTGAATCTAAACCACATGGAAAGAACTAA